One window of the Phycisphaerae bacterium genome contains the following:
- a CDS encoding DUF559 domain-containing protein — MKDKTLLTEADFYFPDCRLAIFCDSTKHHRSPKAKQKDNIITDKLKNLGFKTLRIPGSMIVNDFDAALSLVVDKLNA, encoded by the coding sequence TTGAAAGATAAAACATTGCTCACAGAAGCTGATTTTTATTTTCCTGATTGCCGTTTGGCCATTTTTTGTGATTCTACTAAACACCACCGGTCTCCAAAAGCCAAACAAAAAGATAATATAATAACTGACAAACTTAAAAATCTTGGTTTCAAGACACTGAGGATTCCCGGATCAATGATAGTAAATGATTTCGATGCCGCGTTAAGTCTTGTAGTTGATAAACTCAATGCTTAA
- a CDS encoding RNA polymerase sigma factor, producing MEIDFNDIQACLNGDNDAYRRLMQRYEPQIVRLMWRFTRDRNEVEQLVQEAFVEAFFSLKSYKGQGPFLHWLNKIATRVGYRFWKQRDRAGLFVPMDDMDNFDAVDESNANEIDSAQAAEVLHSLFNRLQATDRLILTLMYFEECSIEEIAKRTGWTKAGTKMRAMRARGKLKKLAEKENFSEKFEWIK from the coding sequence GTGGAAATCGATTTCAACGACATTCAGGCCTGTTTAAACGGCGATAATGACGCCTATCGGCGGCTTATGCAAAGGTATGAGCCGCAAATAGTCAGGCTTATGTGGCGTTTTACCCGCGACAGAAATGAGGTTGAGCAGCTTGTTCAGGAGGCCTTTGTCGAGGCCTTTTTCAGTCTTAAAAGTTACAAAGGTCAGGGCCCATTTTTGCACTGGCTCAACAAGATTGCAACTCGTGTCGGCTACAGGTTTTGGAAGCAGCGGGACAGGGCCGGATTATTTGTGCCGATGGATGATATGGACAATTTTGATGCTGTTGACGAGAGTAACGCAAATGAAATTGATTCCGCTCAGGCCGCTGAAGTTTTGCATTCTTTATTTAATCGGCTGCAAGCTACTGACAGGCTGATACTTACGTTGATGTACTTTGAGGAATGTTCTATCGAGGAAATCGCCAAAAGGACTGGCTGGACGAAAGCGGGAACGAAAATGCGGGCGATGCGTGCTCGCGGAAAATTGAAAAAACTTGCGGAAAAAGAAAATTTTTCGGAGAAATTCGAATGGATAAAATAA